The Cytobacillus sp. NJ13 sequence CTGGATGGGCGTAAATATAGAACTTGAACATGGGAAACAGTCAAATCAAACAAATGTTACAGGAGATGATCCGCTTCTTACGGGAAAAATTGCATTGGCGCATCTTAACGAGTTTCCTGACTATTATAAGAGATTAAAAGTTCTGGAAGCAGAAGCTAAAGCATATTGGAACAAATAATTATTTAAGATTGATAGTGAGCATAACAAAAAAGCAATGCAGCCTCCAAATGAAGATTGCATTGCTATTTTAACTAACGTTCCGAAGTTTTTTCAGTCAAAAAGGTTATCGCCACAAACAGTGCAAAGGCTAGCAGAAGCAAGGTTCCGCCGACGATAAAGAAGACCAGAACAAGCGTATCTCCTAAATTAAATGGATTTAATGTATACATCCACATTCCAATTGTCAATCCAAGTGCTCCTGCCATTCCAAGTATGCTGTGAATGGAAACAAGCTTTTTATATTTTACGCGGTATACTTTATAAAAGATTCCCCATGCAAATACGGATAGCCATCCTACCAGCAGGATGTGGGCATGAATTGGCCTTAAAGAATAATCCATCTGCCCGGACATATGCGATCCAAGATAGGTCCCGATAATGCCAAAGATGGCTGCAAATCTTATTAATCTGATACTCCATTTTTGTTCCATAGTTTTTTATTCCTCCCAATGTTTCTCCCTATAAAATGTGATGGTAAAAGTGGTTCCTTTGCCAGTCTGGCTGTCTGCCCTGATTTCCCCATTATGCAGCTCAATAATCTGTTTCACAATCGAAAGCCCGAGTCCTGTGCCATCTTTTTTTCTTGCTGAGTCCACCCGGTAAAAGCGGTCAAAAATCTGGCTGATCGTATCCTCGGATATTCCGATCCCGGTGTCTTTAAAAATAACTTCAATCGCAGATTCAGTTTGAGACAGGCTGATCAAAATGCTTCCGCCATGAGAGTTATATTTTATCGCATTCGTCAGCAGGTTGTCCCAGATATTTACCAAAAGCTCCGGATCCCCCTTAAAAATGACAGGGGATAGCTTGTATGAAACCTCAATTTCTTTTTCTTCCAGCCGCCATTGATGCCTGCGGATGGTTTCCTTGATCTGATCGTCCAATTTCACTTCCGAAAGCTTCATCGGATACGATTTCTGATCAAGTGAAGTCAAAAGCAAAAGCTGTTTTGTCAGATTGGAGAGCCGCTTCGATTCCTGATCGATAATCTGCACATATTCGAAATGTTCTTCTGTAGTCAGTTTCTGTGTCTGCAGAAGTTCTGCATACCCTTGAATATTCATAAGAGGGGACTGAAAGTCATGAGACACATTGTTGATGAATGACTTGCGGGCCTCGTCATTGTGCTGAAGCTGTTCCTGCATGCGGCCGAAGCTTTCTGCCAGCTGTCCGATTTCATCCCTGCGAGCAATATTCAGTGGAAAGTTAAAATTCTCCCGGGTGATTTCCCTGGTCGCTTCCGTCAGCTTTGTTATTGGCTTGATAAGATGCTTGGCGAACCAGATCACTCCGGTAATGCTCACAACGGCAATGGCGACAAAGAACCACGCGAAAATCATATGAATGTCCGAGAAAAGCAGCTTATTATTCGGGCGAAGGAATAGCCCGTAATTCTGACCGTTCATAGTAAAAGGGACCCCGACGGTATTTTCCAGATCGTTTGAAAAATGGCCCATCATCAGAAATTGGCCGGCAAAACTATCCATACCATGATAGACTTCTTGATCGGTCAGCACTTTGGCAGCTTCATCAGGCAGTTCGGTCTTATTGAACGGCTGCCCGAAGAATTCCCCTTCACCCGATTCCGTCACGATATAGAGCTGATAGCCGAGCTTGCTCATGGAATTTAAGTAAGTTTCATAAGTAGGACCAGAGGAATGCATATGCTCCAGGCCATTAGCGATTTCCTCTGCAATCACAACATTTTGCCTGTCGATTTTCCCCTTTGTCGAAGTCATATAGACCCAATTCGTTAAACTGAAGGAAAGCACGATGCTTATGGCTAAGATCACGAGTGTAGCTGCAATGAATTTCCTGTAGAGAGTCTTCATTTTATTTCCTCGAGCTTATACCCAATGCCGCGAACTGTCTGGATCTCAACGGTTGCACCGTATTTTTTCAAGCGGTCGCGAATTCGGTTGATGTGGGTATTTAAAGTCTGTTCGCTGCCCTCATAATCCGCTCCCCAAGCCTGTTCAATCAATGCAGCCCGCTGGGTGATTTTATTTTTGCGTGCCGAAAGCAAGCTGAGCAGCTCAAATTCCTTTAATGGAAAAAGGATGGTCTCCTGATTGATTTCCACTTCAAAGCTTTTTCTGTCAATTAACAGGTTTCCTGCTTTGACGACTGTATCCATCGCCCGCTCGGCCCTTCTTAACACGACCGCTACCCGGAAAAGGAGCTCCTTCACTTCAAACGGCTTTACAATATAATCTTCAGATCCGGATAAAAAGCCCTGCTCTTTATCACTGAGCTGCCCTTTGGCTGTTAAAAGAATAACAGGGATTCCGAAGTCATCTGTCAGAAGCCTGGTGAGTTCGAATCCATCCATACCAGGCATCATGACATCGACAACCGCTAAATCCGCGGTTTGTTCTTCTAAGAGTGCTAATGCTTCTTGAGCATTGTTTGCGCGCAGAACTTGATAGCCTTCACGATTTAGATGAATCGTGACGAGTTTCTGTATATTCACATCATCGTCTACGACAAGTATTTTCATAATAGGACCTCCTCACAGGGGAATAGGGAGGGACCCCTCTCTCTATTCCGAAATTTTTTGCCCGGAAGTTTCCTTGTCTTTTTCAAATAACAGAATTAATGCCGGAAGCAGCATCCCCCTGACAAGGAAGGTGTCAATCAATATTCCCATGGCAACGATGAATCCAAAAACGAATAAGTCCGCTATCGGCATGGTCATCAGGGCAGCAAATGTAGCAGCCAGAATGAGGCCAGCCGAAGAGATGACGCCGCCGGTATTCCGGATGGCAATTTCAAGAGCGTCCTTCACTCTATGTGTCTTCCTTTCCTCGATAAAGCGTGAAACAAGGATGATGTTATAATCTATCCCCAATGCTACAAGGAAAATAAATGAATAGACAGGCACACGGGAACTGATGGATTCAAAGCCAAAAAATACATCAACAAGGAATATGCCCAGTCCTAAAGCCGAGACAAATGAGAGCAGAATGGTAGCCATCATGTAGATCGGCATCTTTATGGATTTCGTAAGCGCAAATAACAGCGCAAGAATCAGGACCGTCTCAAGCAGAACAATTTTTATTATATCACCGTTGTTGACATCCTGTTCGTCCACTATTTTTGCAGTGACCCCGCTGTAGTAAGATTCAGCTTCCACACCGGCTTCTTTCATGAGCTCCGGTGTGTCTTCACGCAAATCTTCCATAAAGGTTATGGCTTCCGTTGAATAGGGGTTGATGGATAATGCGACGCTCAGTTTTGCAGCCTTGCCGTCTTCTGAAAGTGCTGTCAGGCGGACAGAAGCTATTTCATCAAATTCCTGCAGCTTATCGGTTATCGCACTTGCATCGGTTTCATCCATTTTTTGATCACTGACAATCAGAAGTGTCGATGGAGCCAGTTCTCCTTTGTCATATCTGGATTCCACAATTTCATAGCCGACACGGGATGGCAGGTCATCCGGGAATTTTTTAACCATATCAAATTCATAATCAAGATTAAAAATATTTAACGCTGTGATGAGCATAAAAATGCCGACAATTCCGCCTGCTATGCCAGGCTTGTTCACAACAAATCTGGCAATCTGACCCCATACTTTATGGTTAACTTCTGTTTCAGTTCCGTATTTTGGAACTTTCGGCCAAAAAGCCTTACGCCCGAACAAGGTGAATAAAGCAGGAACCAGCGTAACGGATGCGAGCATGATAAAAAACATGGCTGTTCCAAAAATAGGGGCAAAGTTCTGATAATCCCGGAAATCCGCGAAGAACAGAACCAGCATGGCAGCAAGAACAGTTCCGCCCGCAAAGAAAACAGGCTCGCCTGTTGTGCGCATCGCATGCTTCATCGCTTCATATTTGTTTTCGTAATGGTTGAGCTCCTCGCGATAACGGGAGAAAACAAATAATGAATAATCAATAACAGCAGCAAACAGCAAAATACTCATGATCGAGGTCGTCTGATTATTGACCTCAAGTCCGCCAGCACCCATTAAAGCTACACTCTGGTTTACGACCTGGTAGACAATCGCCGTTGCCAGCAGCGGAATGACAGCAAGCAATGGTGAACGGTAAATCGCAATAAGCAATACAAGAATGATGAGAACGGTGGCAATCAGGAGAACAAAGTCCGCCTGTTCAAAAAGTTTAACTGTGTCACCCGCTATACCGGCTGGACCAGTGATATAAAATGCAGTATTTTCGAGATCCTCTGCAATTTTATTGCCTACTTCGGAAGCATGGTCGTTAATCTCGGCATACTGGGCATTGCCAAGTCCGTTTTTAAGCTCCATCGGGACAATCATCGTGGTCCTGTCTTCAGAAATGAAAGAACCCAAGGCTTGAGGGGGAAGCTTGCTGATGTCAATAATCGTCTTGATTCCATCGATGTCCTCAAGCATGATCCCTTCTAATATCTGTTTGGCTTCTTCGATATTCACCTCGCCATTTTCATTATGGAAAACCAGGATACCCGGAGTTCCTTGTTCGTTTGGAAAATATTCCTCTGTTTTATTTTCGGCAATAATGGATTTTGCCTCATCAGGAAGTGACTGGAAATTATTTGTACTATAATCGCCTAGCTTTGGACCTGCACTTAAGCCAATCATCAGCACAAGCCAGGCGAAAATCGTGATCCACATTCCCCGTTTGGTGGAAACCCAATCTGTAATCGAATGCAGCAGTTTTTTCACATGAATGCCTCCTTAACTTATTTCAATGCCTATCTTACAAAATGAAAATAAACTTAAGATCAACTTTTGTTTACATTAAGCAAATGCGTATGAAATAAGCGGTTTGTAAAGAAAATACAATTATATGAAGGCAGCTTGGTTAGGGGGACCATATCAGAAATAAATAGGGGTGATGGATGTTGACGGTAAATGAGACTATTCTGCGTGTAACCATTGCGTTTTTAGTACTCTTTTTATTAGCAAGGCTGATGGGGCGCAAGGAAATTGGCCAGATGACCTTTTTCAACTGGGCAACTGCGATTGGAATCGGGTCAATCGCCGGGAACCTTGCTGTGAATGCTAGCAGCCCCATCAAAGATGGAGTAATCGCGCTGATTGTTTGGACGCTTTTCACCATAATGCTGGATATGATCGACCTCAAATCAAAACAGGGAAGAAGAGTCACAACGGGTGATCCATTGATTGTCATTAAAGCTGGCAGGATAATGGAAGGGGCACTCAAAGAATCGAGGGTGGACCTTGAAGAGCTTCAGGCATTATTAAGGCAGAAGGATATATTTTCTCTTAAGAATGTTGATTACGCAATCTTGGAGACAAACGGAGAATTATCTATTTTGAAAAAGGAGAGCGAACAGCCGGTTACGAAGAGGGATCTAAACATCAGCAGACCCAAAAAAATCCTTTTTCCTTTGCCTACAGAAGTCATCTCTGATGGAAAAGTCAACACAGAAAACCTTTCAAAATTAAAAATTGATAGGAATTGGCTTGACAGAGAACTGGAAAAAGCGAATATCCAATCAATCGAAGATGTATTTTTTGCACAAGTTCAGCAGGATGGCACTCTTTATATTGATACAAAAAACAAATAGAGAACAGAAGCGGCTTCCGTCCTCCTATTTATTCCTTGAAGTTTTCAGTAGACGATGAAAGGGGCATTTCGAGATCGTGGTGGCATCGTCCCGAAGGAAATATTGCTTCCATTCAAAATTGTCATCGGCGCCATAACTGTTCAGATCAGGATGGATGGAGACGGCATCATATTTTTGGAGCCGTTTGCGGATTTGATTTTTAAGGCGGGATGCTAATGTTTCCTTTTTCATGAACTCCTGCAGAACCCACCTCGGTGTGATGGCGAGCATCATCGTATCAAAATGCCGGCTCTGCCGATTTTTATGCGCAGGGGTGGCACAATAGACAAAGTACTTTTCTCCGTGAAAGCAAAACTCCCAAAGTGGATCATGCGGGTCTTTTGGGATTTCGTTTGGCCACTCAGCATTATCCATCTCAGATAACCCCGTGAGCTGCTCCCAAAAATGCTGCTCATATTCCTCCACACTCAATTCATCCCATGTATTGTAAAAAATGATCAGGGAAGTGTAGCTTCCGAACTCTCTTGAATGTACAGAGAATTCCTTCAGCATGGCTGCGGTTTGCTGAATGGAGGCCGGATCCCTTGGGTCGTCAGCAAACCCATAACAGAGCTGATTCTTGGCAAACCCAATAGTTGCAGGTACGCAGGGAAAAGGCTTTTCTTTATTTGTCATCTTTGTCTGAAAACTATCAAAAGCAATCTGCTGCCAATCTTTTAAACTATGCATGCCGGAGGAGTTCGCAGTATATAGACTGGTGATTTTAGTCACTCCCTTCTGACTCTTACACTATATTCAAAATAGGATAAGGCAGGTGAGTGTCCATGGTAAAAATGGGCGGACGGAGGCGGTGGCGGTGGGTGGCGTTGTGGGTTTGGCGGGGGATGGCGAGGAGAAATAGGAGTGGGCTGGAATTTGGTAGGCATCGTGGGCTTATGGCGACGAAAAAGGATGGAGAGAAGGGGAAATGGTAGCCATGGCGGGTTCATGGCGACGAAAAAATGGAGAGACGGAAATTGTAGTCATGGACACAGCGATAACGACGAAATATCCAGAGACCAAGGAAAATGGTAGTTAATCAGAGGGAATAACGACGATAAAAGTGGAGATCAATGAAAAATGGTAGTTAATCAAGAGGAATAACGACCAAAAAACGGGGAGGTAAGCGAAAATGGGTGTTAATTTGGATGAATAACGACCAAAAACCGACATAGCAGGAAAAATGGGAGTTAATCAGAATGAATAAAGACCAAAAGCCGGCAGTCCAAGAAAAATAGTAGTTAAACGAAATATATAACGAAGATAATTCCGCGGCCCAAATCCGTAGTCACTCACAACTCTCCCTCAAATTAACTTAATTAATCTTAAATTAAGAAGTTTATTCTAAAACACACCCGGGTAAAGAGATATGTTTAGGATGAAGCGGACCCATACATAATGAATAAAATCCAGGTACTATAGGGGGAGAACATGAGTAATCAGATGCGTCTTTTAGGGGAAAAGATTTTAAGAGAGAAAGATATGATCGCAAAAAAACTGCATAAGGATCGAATGAGTGGAGTCGTGATGACAGAAATCGAGAGAATGCAGGCTGACAAAATGGAAGCGCAGATTATTCAGATTCGTGCTGAGTTTATTGGATTGTTCGGTGAAGCATTGCTGAATCATGAAGGTAAAGTTGAATCGATGGAAAAGATTGAGAAATGGTGCAAGGAGACAGGAGAATATTTCTTTAAGCTTGGAATCCCTTTGGATGAAGCTTTAAAAGATGCGGGTTATTATCGGAAACATATCTGGAAATCTTTAGAGGAATCTATGATGGAGCTTGAGATGCCTGCAGCAGAGGTTTTTAAGGTTATCTATTTGATAGATCCCCTGCTGGATCATTCCATCCATTGCTTCAGCATGTCTTATGTCAAATACCATCAGGTAACACTC is a genomic window containing:
- a CDS encoding YqcI/YcgG family protein — protein: MHSLKDWQQIAFDSFQTKMTNKEKPFPCVPATIGFAKNQLCYGFADDPRDPASIQQTAAMLKEFSVHSREFGSYTSLIIFYNTWDELSVEEYEQHFWEQLTGLSEMDNAEWPNEIPKDPHDPLWEFCFHGEKYFVYCATPAHKNRQSRHFDTMMLAITPRWVLQEFMKKETLASRLKNQIRKRLQKYDAVSIHPDLNSYGADDNFEWKQYFLRDDATTISKCPFHRLLKTSRNK
- a CDS encoding STAS domain-containing protein, encoding MSNQMRLLGEKILREKDMIAKKLHKDRMSGVVMTEIERMQADKMEAQIIQIRAEFIGLFGEALLNHEGKVESMEKIEKWCKETGEYFFKLGIPLDEALKDAGYYRKHIWKSLEESMMELEMPAAEVFKVIYLIDPLLDHSIHCFSMSYVKYHQVTLENAKQAFLELSVPVVPLSKGVGILPLIGNIDTERARLLMEETLKQSANLKLSHLILDISGVMIVDTMVADQLFKVIEALSLIGVKTIITGIRPEVAQTIVTLGIKLNGIQVKANVYQAFEELHARA
- a CDS encoding DUF421 domain-containing protein → MTVNETILRVTIAFLVLFLLARLMGRKEIGQMTFFNWATAIGIGSIAGNLAVNASSPIKDGVIALIVWTLFTIMLDMIDLKSKQGRRVTTGDPLIVIKAGRIMEGALKESRVDLEELQALLRQKDIFSLKNVDYAILETNGELSILKKESEQPVTKRDLNISRPKKILFPLPTEVISDGKVNTENLSKLKIDRNWLDRELEKANIQSIEDVFFAQVQQDGTLYIDTKNK
- a CDS encoding ATP-binding protein, whose amino-acid sequence is MKTLYRKFIAATLVILAISIVLSFSLTNWVYMTSTKGKIDRQNVVIAEEIANGLEHMHSSGPTYETYLNSMSKLGYQLYIVTESGEGEFFGQPFNKTELPDEAAKVLTDQEVYHGMDSFAGQFLMMGHFSNDLENTVGVPFTMNGQNYGLFLRPNNKLLFSDIHMIFAWFFVAIAVVSITGVIWFAKHLIKPITKLTEATREITRENFNFPLNIARRDEIGQLAESFGRMQEQLQHNDEARKSFINNVSHDFQSPLMNIQGYAELLQTQKLTTEEHFEYVQIIDQESKRLSNLTKQLLLLTSLDQKSYPMKLSEVKLDDQIKETIRRHQWRLEEKEIEVSYKLSPVIFKGDPELLVNIWDNLLTNAIKYNSHGGSILISLSQTESAIEVIFKDTGIGISEDTISQIFDRFYRVDSARKKDGTGLGLSIVKQIIELHNGEIRADSQTGKGTTFTITFYREKHWEE
- a CDS encoding response regulator transcription factor, with amino-acid sequence MKILVVDDDVNIQKLVTIHLNREGYQVLRANNAQEALALLEEQTADLAVVDVMMPGMDGFELTRLLTDDFGIPVILLTAKGQLSDKEQGFLSGSEDYIVKPFEVKELLFRVAVVLRRAERAMDTVVKAGNLLIDRKSFEVEINQETILFPLKEFELLSLLSARKNKITQRAALIEQAWGADYEGSEQTLNTHINRIRDRLKKYGATVEIQTVRGIGYKLEEIK
- a CDS encoding MMPL family transporter; the encoded protein is MKKLLHSITDWVSTKRGMWITIFAWLVLMIGLSAGPKLGDYSTNNFQSLPDEAKSIIAENKTEEYFPNEQGTPGILVFHNENGEVNIEEAKQILEGIMLEDIDGIKTIIDISKLPPQALGSFISEDRTTMIVPMELKNGLGNAQYAEINDHASEVGNKIAEDLENTAFYITGPAGIAGDTVKLFEQADFVLLIATVLIILVLLIAIYRSPLLAVIPLLATAIVYQVVNQSVALMGAGGLEVNNQTTSIMSILLFAAVIDYSLFVFSRYREELNHYENKYEAMKHAMRTTGEPVFFAGGTVLAAMLVLFFADFRDYQNFAPIFGTAMFFIMLASVTLVPALFTLFGRKAFWPKVPKYGTETEVNHKVWGQIARFVVNKPGIAGGIVGIFMLITALNIFNLDYEFDMVKKFPDDLPSRVGYEIVESRYDKGELAPSTLLIVSDQKMDETDASAITDKLQEFDEIASVRLTALSEDGKAAKLSVALSINPYSTEAITFMEDLREDTPELMKEAGVEAESYYSGVTAKIVDEQDVNNGDIIKIVLLETVLILALLFALTKSIKMPIYMMATILLSFVSALGLGIFLVDVFFGFESISSRVPVYSFIFLVALGIDYNIILVSRFIEERKTHRVKDALEIAIRNTGGVISSAGLILAATFAALMTMPIADLFVFGFIVAMGILIDTFLVRGMLLPALILLFEKDKETSGQKISE